From Bradyrhizobium symbiodeficiens, the proteins below share one genomic window:
- the rbbA gene encoding ribosome-associated ATPase/putative transporter RbbA — protein MNATATTDASAAAGSVVHLEGVGLSYGKARALDDITLDLPSGCMVGLIGPDGVGKSSLLSLIAGARAIQQGHVNVLGGDMASARHRRNVCPDIAYMPQGLGRNLYPTLSVFENIDFFGRLFGHGKAERNRRIAGLLRDTGLTPFADRPAANLSGGMKQKVGLCCALIHDPELLILDEPTTGVDPLSRRQFWELIASIRQGRPGMSVIVSTAYMEEAAQFDVLIAMNAGRVLATGTPAELKRQTGADTLDEAFIRLLPDADRSNHTAVVIPPRSDDHDEIAIEADHLTRRFNGFVAVDDVSFRIRKGEIFGFLGSNGCGKTTTMKMLTGLLPVSEGTARLFGNTIDARDMSVRRRIGYMSQGFSLYSELTVAQNLDLHARLFELPAETIAARIDEMVARFDLAGVVDALPDALPLGLRQRLSLAVAMIHAPDILILDEPTSGVDPVARDRFWQILAELSRKDNVTIFVSTHFMNEAERCDRVSLMHAGKVLTSDTPAAIVAARGTATLEQAFIACLEEAIADTSEPAGQPSIASPLPAATAEPPRKRGTTFNPTRMLAYSRREALELRRDPIRATLAILGSVLLLFVLGYGISMDVENLTFAVLDRDDSAISRDYSLQIAGSRYFTEKSPIIDYADLDRRMRAGEIGLAIELPPGFGRDVSRGRHVEIGAWVDGANPTRAETLRSYAQAIHATWLAQKGRELYGEAAIAGSYQLQLRYRYNPDVISVVAMAPGIIPLLLVMIPAVLAALAVVREKELGSIVNFYVTPVTRLEFLLGTQLPYVVLAFGNFLLLVGFALVVFRVPFTGSFATYALAALLYVTATTGMGLVISAFMKSQISALFGTVLITLIPAIQYSGLIDPVSSLQGLGAVIGKLYPTTYFVTISRGTFSKGLGFEDLHSDLLALAVMVPILMTVGAMLLKKQAR, from the coding sequence ATGAACGCGACCGCCACAACCGATGCATCGGCTGCCGCCGGCAGCGTGGTGCATCTGGAAGGCGTAGGCCTGAGCTATGGCAAGGCCCGGGCGCTCGATGACATCACCCTCGACCTGCCGTCCGGCTGCATGGTCGGACTGATCGGCCCCGACGGCGTCGGCAAATCCAGCCTGCTTTCGCTGATCGCCGGGGCCCGCGCGATCCAGCAGGGGCACGTCAATGTCCTCGGCGGCGATATGGCGAGCGCGCGCCACCGCCGCAACGTGTGCCCCGACATCGCCTACATGCCGCAGGGCCTCGGCAGGAATCTGTATCCGACACTGTCGGTGTTCGAGAACATCGACTTCTTCGGCCGCCTGTTCGGACACGGCAAGGCCGAGCGGAACAGGCGGATCGCCGGCCTGCTGCGCGACACCGGGCTGACGCCCTTCGCCGACCGGCCGGCGGCAAATCTCTCCGGAGGCATGAAGCAGAAGGTCGGCCTGTGCTGCGCGCTGATCCACGATCCCGAACTCCTGATCCTGGACGAGCCGACCACCGGCGTCGATCCGCTGTCGCGCCGCCAGTTCTGGGAATTGATCGCCTCGATCCGGCAAGGGCGGCCCGGCATGAGCGTGATCGTCTCGACCGCCTACATGGAAGAGGCCGCGCAGTTCGACGTCCTGATCGCGATGAACGCCGGCCGCGTGCTGGCGACCGGAACGCCCGCCGAGCTCAAGCGGCAGACCGGAGCCGATACGCTCGATGAGGCCTTCATCCGCCTCTTGCCCGACGCGGATCGCAGCAACCATACCGCTGTCGTGATCCCGCCGCGGAGCGACGACCACGATGAGATCGCGATCGAGGCCGACCACCTGACCCGACGGTTCAACGGGTTCGTCGCCGTCGACGACGTCAGCTTTCGGATCAGGAAGGGCGAGATCTTCGGCTTCCTCGGCTCGAACGGGTGCGGCAAAACCACAACCATGAAGATGCTCACCGGCCTGTTGCCGGTCAGTGAGGGCACCGCGCGGCTGTTCGGCAACACCATCGATGCCCGCGACATGTCGGTGCGGCGGCGCATCGGCTACATGTCGCAGGGCTTCTCGCTCTATTCGGAGCTCACGGTCGCACAAAATCTAGACCTGCACGCGCGGTTGTTCGAGCTTCCGGCGGAAACCATCGCCGCGCGCATCGACGAGATGGTCGCCCGGTTCGATCTTGCCGGCGTCGTCGACGCCCTGCCCGATGCCCTGCCGCTCGGGCTGCGGCAGCGATTGTCGCTGGCGGTCGCCATGATCCATGCGCCCGACATCCTCATCCTCGACGAACCGACTTCGGGCGTGGATCCGGTCGCCCGCGACCGCTTCTGGCAGATCCTCGCCGAACTCTCGCGCAAGGACAACGTCACCATCTTCGTCTCGACCCACTTCATGAACGAGGCCGAACGCTGCGACCGGGTCTCGCTGATGCATGCGGGCAAGGTCTTGACGTCGGACACGCCCGCGGCGATCGTGGCCGCGCGCGGCACTGCGACGCTGGAGCAGGCCTTCATCGCCTGCCTGGAAGAGGCGATTGCGGACACGTCGGAACCGGCCGGCCAGCCTTCGATCGCTTCGCCCCTACCGGCCGCGACGGCGGAGCCGCCACGCAAGCGCGGCACGACATTCAATCCGACGCGCATGCTCGCCTATTCCCGGCGCGAAGCACTCGAGCTGCGGCGAGATCCGATCCGCGCCACGCTCGCGATCCTCGGCAGCGTGCTGCTGCTGTTCGTGCTCGGCTACGGCATCAGCATGGACGTCGAGAACCTGACCTTCGCCGTGCTCGACCGCGACGACAGCGCGATCAGCCGCGACTACAGCCTCCAGATCGCGGGCTCGCGCTATTTCACCGAGAAATCCCCGATCATCGACTATGCCGATCTCGACCGCCGGATGCGCGCCGGCGAGATCGGCCTCGCCATCGAGCTGCCGCCCGGCTTCGGCCGCGACGTCAGCCGTGGCCGCCATGTCGAGATCGGCGCCTGGGTCGACGGCGCCAATCCGACGCGGGCTGAAACGCTGCGCTCCTACGCCCAGGCGATCCACGCCACCTGGCTCGCGCAAAAGGGCCGCGAGCTCTATGGCGAGGCGGCGATCGCCGGCTCCTACCAGCTCCAGCTGCGCTACCGCTACAACCCTGATGTCATCAGCGTCGTCGCCATGGCGCCGGGCATCATCCCGCTGCTGCTGGTCATGATCCCTGCCGTGCTCGCCGCGCTGGCGGTGGTTCGCGAGAAGGAGCTCGGCTCGATCGTCAACTTCTACGTGACGCCGGTGACGCGGCTGGAATTCCTGCTCGGCACGCAGCTGCCCTATGTCGTGCTGGCGTTCGGAAACTTCCTCCTTCTCGTCGGCTTTGCCCTCGTCGTCTTCCGCGTGCCGTTCACCGGGAGCTTTGCGACCTATGCCCTCGCGGCGCTGCTCTACGTCACGGCGACGACTGGCATGGGATTGGTGATCTCGGCCTTCATGAAAAGCCAGATCTCCGCGCTGTTCGGCACGGTCCTGATCACATTGATTCCGGCCATCCAGTATTCCGGCCTGATCGATCCGGTCTCGTCGCTCCAGGGGCTCGGGGCTGTGATCGGGAAGCTTTATCCCACAACCTATTTCGTCACGATCTCGCGCGGCACCTTCTCCAAGGGCCTCGGCTTCGAGGACCTCCATAGCGATCTGCTGGCACTCGCCGTCATGGTACCCATTCTGATGACGGTGGGGGCGATGCTGCTGAAGAAACAGGCCCGGTGA
- a CDS encoding DUF2059 domain-containing protein yields the protein MSKRLLTIAGTLLFFVCGASAQAPSPEAMSAARKLVVTLKVADQYRVLLPQLLLKLRPVVAQDRPEIERDYDAVTAPGSGIYAPFVASMVERIAVVYAQSFSVDELRQIDAFYAQPAGKKLLEKSDALAQASAQIGQDVSQKAADELKQRLIEALRQKGHKL from the coding sequence ATGTCCAAACGCTTGTTGACGATCGCCGGCACGCTCCTGTTTTTCGTCTGCGGTGCGTCGGCACAGGCGCCGTCGCCGGAGGCGATGAGCGCGGCGCGCAAGCTCGTCGTCACCTTGAAGGTCGCCGATCAGTACCGCGTATTGCTGCCGCAGCTTCTGCTCAAGCTTCGGCCCGTGGTTGCGCAGGACAGGCCGGAGATCGAGCGCGACTACGATGCGGTGACGGCACCCGGCTCCGGGATCTATGCTCCGTTCGTGGCGTCCATGGTCGAGCGGATCGCGGTGGTCTATGCCCAAAGCTTCAGCGTGGACGAGCTGCGCCAGATCGACGCCTTCTACGCCCAGCCGGCCGGGAAGAAGCTTTTGGAGAAGTCGGACGCGCTGGCGCAGGCGAGTGCGCAGATCGGCCAGGACGTCAGCCAGAAGGCCGCCGACGAACTGAAGCAACGCCTGATCGAGGCGCTGCGCCAGAAGGGGCACAAGCTCTAA
- a CDS encoding ABC transporter permease: MRLDNVFQLGVKELRGVVRDPMLLVLIVYSFTLAIYAGAKALPETLNRAAIAIVDEDRSPVSRRIELAFTPPYFSQPRLISQYEMDQRMDAGLDTFALNIPPDFQRDLLARKSPAIQLNIDATRISQAFNGGGYIEQIVSAEIAEFLARTRNAQSPPIELALRARFNPELKKSWFGAVDELINSITMLSIILTGAALIREREHGTIEHLLVMPVTPLEIMVSKVWSMGLVVLAASAFSIVFVVKGWLAVTIDGSVALFLLGAALQLFATTSMGIFLATVAGSMPQFGLLLMMTLLPLQTLSGSMTPRESMPQFVQDIMLAAPNTHFVMLAQAILFRGAGLEAVWPQLVALAVIGGVFFVIALRRFRAFLA; this comes from the coding sequence ATGCGCTTGGACAACGTCTTTCAGCTCGGTGTAAAGGAATTGCGCGGCGTGGTGCGCGACCCCATGCTGCTCGTGCTCATCGTCTATTCCTTCACGCTGGCGATCTATGCCGGGGCCAAGGCGCTGCCGGAAACCCTGAACCGCGCTGCAATCGCCATCGTCGACGAAGATCGTTCGCCAGTGTCGCGCCGCATCGAACTGGCATTCACGCCGCCCTACTTTTCCCAACCGCGCCTGATCTCGCAATATGAGATGGACCAGCGGATGGACGCGGGCCTCGACACCTTTGCGCTGAATATCCCTCCAGACTTCCAGCGCGACCTTCTGGCACGGAAGTCGCCAGCTATTCAGCTCAACATCGACGCAACGCGGATCTCACAGGCGTTCAACGGCGGCGGTTATATCGAGCAGATCGTCAGCGCAGAAATTGCCGAATTCCTGGCGCGCACCCGCAATGCACAGTCGCCCCCAATCGAGCTGGCGCTGCGGGCACGCTTCAACCCGGAGCTGAAGAAATCCTGGTTCGGTGCCGTCGATGAACTCATCAACTCGATCACCATGCTCTCGATCATCCTGACCGGCGCGGCGCTGATCCGCGAGCGCGAGCACGGCACGATCGAGCATTTGCTGGTGATGCCGGTCACGCCGCTGGAGATCATGGTCAGCAAGGTGTGGTCGATGGGGCTCGTGGTGCTGGCGGCCTCCGCGTTCTCCATCGTCTTCGTGGTCAAGGGGTGGCTGGCGGTCACAATCGACGGCTCGGTCGCACTGTTTCTGCTCGGGGCGGCGCTGCAGCTGTTCGCGACCACCAGCATGGGCATCTTCCTCGCGACCGTCGCGGGGTCGATGCCGCAGTTCGGACTGCTCCTGATGATGACCCTGCTGCCGCTGCAGACCCTGTCAGGCAGCATGACGCCGCGGGAGAGCATGCCGCAATTCGTCCAGGACATCATGCTGGCGGCGCCCAACACGCATTTCGTGATGCTCGCGCAGGCAATCCTGTTCCGCGGCGCGGGCCTGGAGGCGGTGTGGCCCCAACTGGTCGCGCTCGCCGTGATCGGCGGCGTCTTCTTCGTGATCGCGCTGCGGCGCTTCCGCGCGTTCCTGGCTTAG
- a CDS encoding ATP-binding protein yields the protein MHCVACQATIDPSDSWCAKCGLAVRRSDPDSERRFVTILRADVIDSTGLVAELEPEEAISRLEPALAAMRGAVRQFGGIVSKELGDGIAAVFGAPIADDNHAPLACHAALELVRRVGSLGDSGLQVRVGLHSGHVVAYMVASEFSKVYEIGGAAQHLAARLESAAEANQIYVSEACQKLADGHVRFEFLGGRTLRGFNQPLPVYRIVGASDLSSWRVRRARSVSRFVDRVTERALLSRAAGSVGVSRQTVLLLGDAGIGKSRLAHEFAQERKADGWRLVDAECSPNLQGAPFSTLKRLLLSLLEAAGKDPDGSGDPRSGLPPIQQSALDAVLDLPISEPEWNELEPHARGRAISDASCAVVEGLARRQRAVLLLEDLHWIDRASDTVVAAIASLQAPGLLVLLTSRPNGMPVWIARCRAEIVAMRPLDDDSGLAMLADMLGPSTANDDLKSRIISHTANVPLFIEEVCRGLRDSGTLRGQWGDLALMRPIDELGIPSSIQGVIAARLDRVSRQERSVLQIAAALGPRSSVAMLRKLVEFPVGSVEDCLAALDRAELLVRIDSELGDELEFRHEMVRQVTYDSMVEKVREEIHTRILGTLESDETRADEPDTLCYHAVRAKDWHKAFVHGRSAGRKCLSRSAFADAANYFEIAMGSLDKTPMRVPREADAIDLRMEARSAFIASGQVAEWLDLGKEAERRADAIDDIGRKVAAMTVRAGAKNFYGAPVEAVAVNEEVVRLAEGWGNLGWLNLARYGLGQAYFLAGRYHEAERTVALAHAQLAGPEASAPIGTTPRYLLLLCCMMKSFTHTVMGEFDAAEQLQREAAAIAAETNRPYDLAGAAYSGGWLMLGRGDAAAAAAILEDGFVLAQKHGIRLFVPVLACHLGMAYLEQGLFDRARGVLAEAREEAKAVGYTSAVLRSSIYLALATCRLGDVRAAQNMLREARNTARQQGFSGLEAEALFGEAVVTPASSAESRAAILASLRAAIAIASESGARPLQRKAEAMLTEVLGQGSELI from the coding sequence ATGCATTGTGTCGCATGTCAGGCGACGATCGACCCGAGCGATAGCTGGTGCGCGAAATGCGGGCTGGCCGTGCGACGTTCCGATCCCGATAGCGAACGCCGGTTCGTCACCATTCTTCGTGCCGACGTCATAGATTCGACCGGGCTGGTGGCCGAGCTGGAGCCGGAGGAGGCGATCTCGCGCCTTGAGCCGGCCCTGGCCGCGATGAGAGGGGCGGTGCGTCAGTTCGGGGGCATTGTCAGCAAGGAGCTCGGTGATGGGATCGCCGCGGTGTTCGGCGCTCCCATCGCGGACGACAACCATGCCCCGCTGGCCTGCCATGCGGCGCTCGAACTCGTCCGGCGCGTCGGGAGCCTCGGCGATTCCGGCCTGCAGGTGCGGGTTGGCCTCCATTCCGGACATGTCGTCGCCTACATGGTCGCCAGCGAATTTTCCAAGGTCTACGAGATCGGCGGGGCCGCCCAGCATCTGGCAGCGCGGCTGGAATCGGCGGCGGAAGCGAATCAGATCTATGTGTCGGAAGCCTGCCAGAAGCTCGCGGATGGGCATGTCCGGTTTGAATTCCTGGGCGGCAGGACCCTGCGTGGCTTCAACCAGCCCCTGCCGGTCTATCGAATCGTCGGCGCCAGCGATCTTTCGAGTTGGCGGGTGCGGCGCGCGCGCAGCGTTTCACGGTTCGTCGATCGTGTCACAGAGCGCGCGCTGCTCAGCCGCGCCGCAGGAAGTGTGGGTGTCAGCCGTCAGACGGTTCTGCTGCTGGGTGATGCGGGCATCGGCAAGTCGCGGCTGGCGCACGAGTTCGCCCAGGAACGCAAGGCCGATGGCTGGCGCCTGGTCGATGCCGAATGCAGCCCGAACCTCCAGGGCGCTCCGTTCAGTACGCTGAAGCGCCTCTTGCTCTCGTTGCTGGAGGCGGCCGGGAAGGATCCGGATGGCTCCGGGGACCCGCGAAGCGGTCTGCCGCCGATCCAGCAAAGCGCCCTCGACGCCGTGCTGGACCTGCCGATCTCGGAGCCTGAGTGGAATGAGCTGGAGCCTCACGCACGGGGGCGCGCGATTTCCGATGCGAGCTGCGCCGTCGTCGAGGGCCTCGCTCGCCGTCAGCGAGCGGTCCTTTTGCTCGAGGACCTGCATTGGATCGACCGGGCCAGCGATACGGTCGTGGCCGCGATTGCTTCGTTGCAGGCGCCCGGTCTTCTCGTGCTCCTCACCTCCAGGCCGAACGGAATGCCGGTGTGGATCGCGCGCTGCCGCGCCGAAATCGTGGCGATGCGGCCCCTCGATGACGATTCGGGGCTGGCTATGCTGGCAGACATGCTCGGTCCCTCTACCGCGAACGACGATCTCAAGAGCCGGATCATTTCGCACACGGCCAATGTCCCTCTGTTCATCGAGGAGGTCTGCCGCGGGCTGAGGGATAGTGGAACGCTTCGCGGCCAATGGGGCGATCTCGCGCTCATGCGTCCCATCGACGAGCTCGGCATCCCCTCGAGCATCCAGGGCGTGATCGCAGCACGCCTCGATCGCGTGTCGCGGCAGGAACGTTCCGTCTTGCAGATCGCGGCAGCGCTTGGGCCGCGATCGAGCGTAGCCATGCTGCGCAAGCTCGTCGAGTTTCCCGTGGGTAGCGTCGAGGATTGCCTTGCCGCGCTCGATCGCGCCGAGCTGCTGGTCAGGATCGACAGCGAATTGGGCGATGAACTCGAATTTCGGCACGAGATGGTTCGCCAGGTCACATACGACTCGATGGTCGAAAAGGTGCGCGAGGAGATTCATACACGCATTCTCGGGACGCTGGAGAGCGACGAAACCCGCGCGGATGAGCCCGATACGCTGTGCTATCACGCGGTGCGCGCCAAGGATTGGCACAAGGCCTTTGTCCACGGCAGGAGTGCCGGACGAAAATGTTTGAGCCGGTCGGCATTTGCGGACGCGGCCAACTATTTCGAGATCGCGATGGGCTCGCTCGACAAGACGCCGATGAGGGTGCCGCGGGAGGCCGACGCGATCGATCTGCGGATGGAGGCGCGCTCGGCGTTCATCGCGTCCGGTCAGGTCGCCGAGTGGCTGGACCTGGGAAAGGAGGCCGAACGGCGGGCCGACGCGATCGATGACATCGGACGCAAGGTCGCCGCGATGACGGTCAGGGCCGGCGCGAAGAACTTCTATGGAGCGCCGGTCGAAGCGGTCGCGGTCAATGAAGAGGTCGTCCGCCTCGCGGAAGGGTGGGGCAATCTGGGTTGGCTCAATCTCGCAAGATATGGTCTCGGGCAAGCCTATTTCCTTGCCGGCCGTTACCACGAAGCAGAGCGGACGGTGGCATTGGCGCACGCTCAATTGGCGGGACCGGAAGCCAGCGCTCCGATCGGGACGACTCCAAGGTATTTGCTTCTCCTCTGCTGCATGATGAAGAGCTTTACCCACACGGTCATGGGCGAGTTCGATGCCGCCGAGCAGCTCCAGCGCGAGGCCGCCGCGATCGCCGCAGAGACCAATCGCCCGTATGATCTTGCGGGAGCCGCCTATAGCGGCGGCTGGCTGATGCTCGGCCGGGGCGATGCGGCGGCCGCCGCCGCCATTCTCGAGGACGGTTTTGTGCTGGCGCAGAAGCACGGCATCCGCCTGTTCGTGCCGGTGCTCGCCTGTCACCTCGGCATGGCCTATCTGGAGCAGGGGCTGTTCGACCGGGCGCGCGGCGTGCTGGCCGAGGCGCGCGAGGAGGCCAAGGCGGTCGGCTATACCTCGGCGGTACTGCGCAGCTCGATCTATCTTGCGCTCGCGACCTGCCGCCTCGGCGACGTCAGGGCCGCGCAGAACATGCTGCGCGAGGCCCGCAACACCGCCCGCCAGCAGGGGTTTTCGGGCCTCGAGGCCGAGGCCCTGTTCGGCGAGGCCGTCGTGACGCCGGCCTCCAGTGCGGAGAGCAGGGCGGCCATTCTCGCGTCCCTGCGCGCCGCCATCGCGATCGCCTCCGAGAGCGGCGCGCGGCCGCTCCAGCGCAAGGCCGAGGCGATGCTGACCGAGGTGCTCGGCCAGGGCAGCGAGCTTATCTGA
- the dusA gene encoding tRNA dihydrouridine(20/20a) synthase DusA, with amino-acid sequence MMDWTDRHCRVFHRHLSRSALLYTEMLTTGAVIHGDRERLLGFDQIEHPVALQLGGSNPGDLAEAARIGEGFGYDEINLNVGCPSDRVKDGRFGACLMAEPQLVAEGVAAMKRAVAIPVTVKCRIGIDDQDPEVALDTLARAVVAAGCDALIVHARKAWLNGLSPKENRDIPPLDYDRVYRLKRAMPDVPIIINGGILSIDEARGHLAHVDGVMLGRAAYQEPWRLLSVDADIFGEVPPHETMQDALEAMIPYVERQLSRGTRLHAITRHFVGAFHAVPGARSFRRHLAEQGTLRGADISVLRDAIGKLAFTQAA; translated from the coding sequence ATGATGGATTGGACCGACCGCCATTGTCGGGTGTTCCACCGTCACCTGTCCCGGTCGGCGTTGCTCTATACGGAAATGCTCACGACCGGCGCCGTCATTCATGGCGATCGGGAACGGCTGCTTGGGTTCGACCAGATCGAGCACCCGGTCGCGTTGCAGCTTGGCGGCTCGAATCCCGGCGACCTCGCGGAGGCAGCGCGGATCGGCGAGGGCTTCGGCTATGACGAGATCAATCTCAATGTCGGCTGTCCGTCCGATCGGGTGAAGGACGGTCGCTTCGGTGCCTGCCTGATGGCGGAGCCGCAATTGGTGGCCGAGGGCGTCGCCGCGATGAAACGGGCGGTCGCCATTCCCGTTACGGTGAAATGCCGCATCGGGATCGACGACCAGGATCCTGAAGTCGCGCTCGATACGCTGGCGCGGGCAGTGGTCGCCGCGGGTTGCGATGCGCTGATCGTGCATGCGCGGAAGGCCTGGCTCAACGGCCTGTCACCGAAAGAGAACCGTGACATCCCGCCGCTCGACTATGACCGCGTCTATCGTCTCAAGCGCGCAATGCCGGACGTGCCCATCATCATCAATGGCGGCATCTTGAGCATCGACGAGGCGAGAGGGCATCTTGCGCATGTCGACGGCGTGATGCTGGGCCGCGCGGCATATCAGGAGCCGTGGCGGTTACTCTCGGTGGATGCCGACATCTTCGGCGAGGTGCCGCCTCACGAAACCATGCAGGATGCGCTCGAGGCGATGATACCCTATGTCGAGCGGCAGCTTTCACGCGGCACGCGGTTGCACGCGATCACGCGGCATTTCGTCGGCGCATTCCACGCAGTCCCTGGCGCGCGATCGTTCCGCCGACATCTTGCCGAGCAAGGGACACTGCGGGGGGCAGACATTAGCGTATTGAGAGATGCGATCGGTAAGCTGGCGTTCACGCAGGCTGCTTAA
- a CDS encoding HlyD family secretion protein yields MNFTPGRVIAAIAVLVAGGGYYYWQHRDTNTLPAGFARGNGRIEAVEIDIATKTPGRIREILVNEGDFVRVGQVLARMDTEQLQAQRRQAEAQLQRASINVETAKSLVNQREAERKAAEAVVDQRIAQLDTTSRKLDRSEQLIKTSAVSQQVLDDDRSANATAKAALAASHAQVAASEAAISSSRAMVIDAGAAVDAAKAAIESINADLNDSVLKAPRDGRVQYRVSQPGEVLAAGGRVLNMVDLGDVYMTFFLPTADAGRVAIGAEVRLVLDAIPQYVIPAKATFVADVAQFTPKTVETEEERQKLMFRIKAHIAPELLRQHIEHVKTGLPGMAYVQLDPAAQWPDNLKIKLTR; encoded by the coding sequence ATGAACTTCACTCCGGGTCGCGTCATCGCCGCGATCGCCGTCCTCGTTGCGGGCGGCGGCTATTACTATTGGCAGCACCGCGATACCAACACGCTGCCGGCAGGCTTCGCCCGCGGCAACGGCCGGATCGAAGCGGTCGAGATCGACATCGCCACCAAGACGCCGGGACGGATTCGCGAGATCCTGGTCAACGAAGGCGACTTCGTGCGTGTGGGCCAGGTTCTGGCGCGCATGGACACCGAGCAATTGCAGGCCCAGCGCCGCCAGGCCGAGGCGCAGCTCCAGCGCGCGTCCATCAATGTCGAGACCGCGAAGAGCCTGGTGAACCAGCGCGAAGCCGAACGCAAGGCCGCCGAGGCCGTGGTCGACCAGCGCATCGCCCAACTCGACACCACGAGCCGCAAGCTCGATCGCTCCGAACAATTGATCAAGACGAGCGCGGTGTCGCAGCAGGTCCTCGACGACGATCGCTCCGCTAACGCCACGGCGAAGGCGGCGCTTGCCGCGTCCCACGCCCAGGTCGCCGCATCGGAAGCCGCGATCAGCTCCTCCCGCGCCATGGTGATCGATGCCGGCGCTGCAGTCGACGCCGCGAAGGCCGCGATCGAAAGCATCAACGCCGACCTCAATGACAGCGTGCTGAAGGCGCCGCGCGACGGCCGGGTACAATATCGCGTATCGCAGCCCGGCGAGGTGCTCGCCGCCGGCGGCCGCGTCCTCAACATGGTCGATCTCGGCGACGTCTACATGACGTTCTTCCTGCCGACGGCCGATGCCGGGCGTGTCGCGATCGGCGCCGAGGTCCGCCTCGTGCTCGACGCCATCCCGCAATATGTGATCCCCGCCAAGGCCACCTTCGTCGCCGACGTCGCGCAATTCACGCCCAAGACCGTCGAGACCGAGGAGGAGCGGCAGAAGCTGATGTTCCGGATCAAGGCGCATATCGCACCCGAGCTGCTGCGGCAGCACATCGAGCATGTGAAGACCGGCCTGCCCGGCATGGCCTATGTGCAGCTCGATCCGGCCGCGCAATGGCCCGACAATCTCAAGATCAAGCTGACCCGATGA
- a CDS encoding OpgC domain-containing protein: MIMRDQSALLAPVERDLRLDLFRGIGLWMIFLDHIPHDVVAWLTLRNYGFSDAAEFFVFISGYLVGWIYGPIVAGGWLLAAMKRLWRRATELYVAHIMLFLLFTAQIARTTRRFDNPMYQHEFNVFNFLSHPDELIGQAILLKYKPVNLDVLPLYIMLVLVSPFMIWCLVRRPNLTLAASVVLYVLSRWFNWNIASYPPGTTWYFNPFCWQLMFVFAAWCGVGQIDKVARWVWSRAAMGLAAAWLVFALLIVMTWHVPALEALIPKWMIKAIYPIDKTDLDMLRFTHFLALAIWVTHFISRKWRVLHGAWLRPVILCGQHSLPIFCLGVFLSFSAHWILTQYTKGVWEQLAVSLVGIAIMIGAAWLLDRAKRVPDLFVKVTEVEEPEIVESAQAATAGAAPANR; encoded by the coding sequence ATGATCATGCGGGACCAGTCAGCTTTGTTGGCGCCGGTCGAGCGCGATCTCAGGCTCGATCTCTTCCGCGGCATCGGCCTTTGGATGATCTTCCTCGACCACATCCCGCACGACGTCGTGGCCTGGCTGACGCTGCGCAATTACGGCTTCAGCGATGCCGCCGAATTCTTCGTCTTCATCTCCGGCTATCTGGTCGGCTGGATCTACGGCCCGATCGTTGCCGGCGGCTGGCTTCTCGCCGCGATGAAGCGGCTGTGGCGGCGGGCGACCGAGTTGTATGTCGCGCACATCATGCTGTTCCTGCTGTTCACCGCGCAGATCGCCCGCACCACGCGCCGCTTCGACAATCCGATGTACCAGCACGAGTTCAACGTGTTCAACTTCCTGTCACATCCGGACGAACTGATCGGGCAGGCGATCCTGCTGAAATACAAGCCGGTCAATCTCGACGTGCTGCCGCTCTACATCATGCTGGTGCTCGTCTCGCCCTTCATGATCTGGTGCCTGGTGCGCCGGCCGAACCTGACGCTCGCCGCCTCCGTCGTGCTCTACGTGCTGTCGCGCTGGTTCAACTGGAACATCGCTTCCTATCCGCCCGGCACGACCTGGTACTTCAACCCGTTCTGCTGGCAGCTGATGTTCGTGTTCGCGGCATGGTGCGGCGTCGGCCAGATCGACAAGGTCGCCAGATGGGTGTGGTCCAGGGCGGCGATGGGGCTGGCCGCGGCCTGGCTGGTGTTCGCGCTGCTGATCGTGATGACCTGGCACGTCCCCGCGCTCGAGGCGCTGATCCCGAAATGGATGATCAAGGCGATCTACCCGATCGACAAGACCGACCTCGACATGCTGCGCTTCACGCACTTCCTGGCGCTGGCGATCTGGGTGACCCATTTCATCTCGCGCAAATGGCGGGTGCTGCACGGGGCCTGGCTGCGGCCCGTCATCCTCTGCGGCCAGCATTCGCTGCCGATCTTCTGCCTCGGCGTGTTCCTGTCGTTCTCGGCGCACTGGATCCTGACGCAATACACCAAGGGCGTCTGGGAGCAGCTCGCCGTCTCCCTCGTCGGCATCGCCATCATGATCGGCGCGGCCTGGCTGCTCGACCGCGCCAAGCGCGTGCCGGACCTGTTCGTGAAGGTGACCGAGGTCGAGGAGCCGGAGATCGTCGAGAGCGCGCAGGCCGCGACCGCCGGCGCGGCTCCCGCGAACCGCTGA